cgttagctggctgctctatttaactccacttagatctttgctccatgccacctgtcaatgttccagtattggtctagttctctcctgggtcgttcttgtgacctgtcttcccagcagaagctaagtgactgcttgtttttctctggtttgctatttttctgtccagcttgctattttgattgttgtcttgcttgctggaagctctgggacgcagagggggcgcctctgcaccgtgagtcggtgtggagggtctttttgcgccctctgcgtggtctttttgtaggtttttgtgctgaccgcaaagctgcctttcctatcctcagtctgttcagtaagtcgggcctcactttgcttaatctatttcacctctgtgtttgtattttcatctttactcacagtcattatatgtggggggctgccttttcctttggggaatttctctgaggcaaggtaggctttatttttctatctttagggctagctagttccttaggctgtgccgagttgcatagggagcgttaggagcaatccacggctatttctagtgttgttgataggattagggattgcggtcagcagagttcccacgtcccagagctcgtactatattatcagtaactatcaggtcattccgtgtgctcttaaccaccaggtccattattgtcctgacaaccaggtcataacacttgttCCTCCATGAGTGTCACAGTGATGCCTAAACGTGCCATAATCTCTGACTTAAGCTTGCTGTACTCTTTACCATCTTGCAGTCAGGTTGTAGTATGGTTTCTGAGGTTCCCCAGTAAGGTATGGAGCCAGAACCTCTGCTCATTGCTCATGGGGCTGTTTCTCCCTGTATGTCGCCCTCACAAAGAAAGTCAGAGATGCCTTGACCTTGCCTTccagagtcattttctgcaatgcctcCCATACTGTTCACTTTACATGGATACTGTTATTTTAGCTGGCAGAAGATGCTGTCTCCCTTGCCCAGACTGATTTTTGCTAAGGAGCTTGTTGCTGAAATTGTTGCTGCAACTGCTGGATCAGGAGTTTAGTTTCTTGTAGGGCCTGCTACTGCTGGACCAGTTGCTTAACAAACTCCTCCACTCTTTCAGATCAGACTGTGTTTGCAATGCTGTAGCTGCCTTTACCCAGGACATTCAGTCTTTAAGCTGCAATCACCTGTGCTCTTTGGGACTTCAGGTCCGCATTCAAACACCAATTGTAGTTTTTCAGCTCTCTGGGAGCTGCTAGGATACGCACACGCCCAGAGTTTTTATATCAAAACAGCATAAAGTTTATCatccatcataaactttatagcTCCAAAATGAAAACAGCTTCAACAACTTCAGTATTTCAGGCCACAGCAGCTCAAGTAGCTCCAAACTTGTTCATCAAACAAGCACACCTTTGTTCAACCCCCCAATAAAACTCCGCTCTGCTGAGCAAACCCAGCTGCTGCTATTAGGCCTGTAAGTCCCGGGTTGGATTATGGGAACAACCTTTCCCACCCAGACTCTTTTAGTTGCTCCTAAATCCCTGACCCAAAATCCAGTGAAATGAACACTCTAGTGTAACCTAGTGTTACTGGTGGTACAGACCGTACGTTACTGAGGCCAACCACCTCAGTGACACATACCTACCATCAGGACCTTACCTCCTGCTTTCTTACAACATATATGCCACTAAAGAACAAGTTATGGCCGGAGGAAAAatgaaagcaaaaagaaaaaaatgactgtTCCCTTAAATGGAGGTAAGTGTGTAAAAATAAGTTACATGGATGAAAGAATAGTGAAAACCTTCAGAAATAATGAGATAAAGACAAATACATTTTTACAGTAAAAGCAAACGACACTTCGCACAGATGACGTTGCACCAGCCCTGATAAATCAAACACCGCACTGGGGATGCAGGAAGTCAGAGATTTGCAGGTCTCCCAACCAGCCGCCATTTACCACTCACTTGCACGCAGGACCAGAGACCCACAAATCGATCTGCTCAACTCTACTTGTCAGTCATCCGTATACCAGGTGCACTTACACTTCAGGCTCTTCCTTCACGTCCTCAGGCTGGTGGCCCCAGTGGCACCCTCCACTGGATGATTAACACTGTTACTGATCCTCAGCCTCCGATGAGGTATGAACTTGTAGCATTTTAAGGTGAGCAAGTGTGGCTCACGAAGAGTACCCCACACAACATTGTTTTGGCACACCTGCATTTACCATGGCCTACAGAAAAAGGTAAAATGTCATAAACCAGAATAAAATGTTTACATCAATAAATGTATACCAAAAAGTCACCTAAAAAGTATAATCAGTAATGTACATATAAGATATTACACGCACATATAAAAAAGTGGTCATTGACAGGATGAAAACCAGAAGTCCAGTCTTGGCGGCCAAACCTTGATGTGCTCATCAAACAACGTGAGATACCAACGTCTGTTGTCCGCAAATATTTGACATTAATTTCTTCACCAAACAGTCTTTGATTTCCTTCACCCCAAAACCGTATATTATGGGGTTCAGAGCTGCCGGGAGTAGGAAGTAGATAACACTGGAAAGGTTCTGAGAGTCAGGAGAAATAGATTCTTCAACCTTATTGAAGATGAAGGAGAGAAAGCCACAGGAGTAGACCGTAAGAGCCACTAACAGATGCATCCCGCATGTACGCAGTGCTTTGCGTCTACCACTTCCCTTGGTCATCTTCAGGGCTACATTGAGAACCCTCAGGTAACACACCAATAGTAAGCTGACATCCGAGACAGTCACCCCTGTCCTTATCATTAGACCAACCAACTGGGTCCTCGAGATGTCTCCACAAGCCAAGTTGAGGAGCACTGCAAACTCACACACAAAGTTTTGAATCAGGTTGGACTTACAGTATTGGACCCTGGAGGCCAAGAAAACAACAAGCGATACAAGGATACAATTCCGAGTGAGTCCGGCCATCCACAACTGAAGCAATGTGTTCCTGTTGATAATATCGAGGTATCGTAGCGGGTGACAGATGGCGACAAAACGGTCGAAGGCCATCAAGAGGAACACCACTGATTTAAACATGATGGCAGAGTAAACGAAGAACATTTGAGCAAAGCAGCTGGACAGAAAGATCCGGTTCTGCCCCAAGAAGCTCAGCAACATCTGGGGGACGACGGTGGTGGTGCTGATGACGTTCATGATGAGGAGGAGGCCGATGAGGATGTACATGGGGGCATGAAGGTTCCTCTCCCACCAGATGATGAACGGAATAAGGAGATTGAGGGCCAGGATTAGACTGTAAGCCATGAAAAATGGGATAACGAGGATCTTTCGGTATAAGGTAACCCCAGGAAATGGGAGAAGAATAAACTCTGTGTATGTGAAAGATACGTTCTTATTCAGACCAGAAGCTTCCATCTCATCATCGCCAACCTTGAATCTGAGGAAGAACGGATCATAGTGTCTGTAATCAGGGGGAAAAAGATAATAGAGCTGCAAATACAGATGTTATGACCTAAGCATTGTCTAGTACATAGTAATATGGAGCATGCTTGTATAACCTGGTCATTTACtgaaaaaaattatatacagtgccttgaaaatgtcttcataccccatgaacttttccaaATTCTTTCTACTCCCATAACGTAACAGTTTTTTATTGGGACTTTATGTGATACCAGCTCAAAGTGACAAGTATTAATGACCGGTTAAGAAAATGATACAGGGGTGTCTAATTATTAAAATATAAAACTGTAAGATGCATTTGCATTCAGCCCCTTGAGTGAATAATTTGTAGGACCACCTTAATCTGCAATTattgctgcagtcttttggggtctgtctctaccagctgGTGACATTTTGCCCCTTGTTCTTTGCACACTTTCTttcgctcagtgagattggatgaagACGTCTGTGATCAGTAATTTTCACGTCTTGTTACAGATTTGAAATCGGATGTAAGTCTGGACGGTGATGGAGCCGTTCACACACAGGAATAAGCTCTGATCTAAGCAATCATTGTAGCTCCAGCAGGATGTTTGGGGTCATTAGGATTGACCCAGTGTCAAGTCTTTTACAGCCTCTTAcaagttttcctccaggattgccctgtatttagctccatccatcttcccatcaactctaaccagcttccctgcccctgctgaagaaaagcctccccacagcatgatgctgccaccactatgtgtgatggtggggatggtgtttttcaggatgatgtgcagtgttagttttccaccacacatagctTTTTACATTTAGTCCCTAAAGTtctcctttggtctcatctgaccagagcccctTCCTCCACATGCTCATTGTGTCCCCTACATTGCTTTTCGCAAATTGCAAACAGAACTTCTTATTGCTTTCAAAAgtgtcttcttgccactcttccataaaggccacattTGTAGAGTATACGACTAGTAGTTGTCCTGTGGAAAGATTCTCCCACTGAGCggcggatctctgcagctcctatgCAGTAATCGTGGGCCTTGGCTTCTCGAATTAGTGCtccccttgcttgggatgtcagtttaggtggacggccatgtcttggtagattTGCCGTTGCACCATACTCCTTACATTTTTGGGTGATGGATTTAACAGTTCTCCATGAGATGTTTAGAACTTGGGCTACTTTTTATAACCGAGCCCTGAATTCCTCTTCTCCaccactttatccctgacctgtctggtgggttccttggttttcatgatgctgtttgatccctaatgagaAATCACACCCAGGTGGACACAATGTACTAGTTATGTGACTTCTGGAtggaattggtcactcaggattttatttaggggtgtcAGACTACAGGGGAGTGAATGCAAATGCACGGCACAATTCTAAGATTTATATTTTCACAATATTTCTAAAATCTTGTGTCATTTTATTCACAAATATTTGCTACCTGGTGTTTGTGTCACATAAAATACCAATAAAATACACTTTGTGGGTGTAATATGAAAAAAATTCACGGGGTTTGAAGACCTTTTCTCTGCACTGTATTTACAGCTGATATAACTTGTGCATattttatatgtacagctggtataacatagCGCACAATCTTTACATAAGTAGatatgtacagatggtataacctgggtaccTTTTGTATACAGCTctcacaaaaattaagagaccactgtaaaatgttcagttcgtctgatttttctctttataggtatatttttgagtaaaatgtaaattgttcttttaattgttcttaatttttgccagaacagtTTAAttatacaagaaaaactgatgtAAACTTGGTAAGTTCTGTAGATAATTtatgtagagctggtataacctggatatattgatataacctgggcatctcctgtatacaattacatatgtacagccggtataacctgggcatctcctgtatataaatatatgtacagccggtataacctgggcatctcctgtatataattatatatgtacagccggtataacctgggcatctcctgtatataaatatatgtacagctggtataacctgggcatctcctgtatataactatatatgtacagccagtatgacctgggcatctcctgtatataattatatatgtacagccggtataacctgggcatctcctgtatataattgtatatgtacagccggtataacctgggcatctcctgtatataattatatatgtacagctggtataacctgggcatctcctctatatatttatacatgtacagctggtataacctgggcatctcctgtatataattatatatgtacagctggtataacctgggcatctcctgtatataattatatatctacagccggtataacctgggcatctcctgtatataattatatatgtacaggtggtataacctgggaagctcctgtatataattttacatatacagccggtataacctgggcatctcctgtatataattatatgtgtacagctggtataacctgggcatctcctgtatataattatatatgtacagctggtataacctgggcatctcctgtatataattatatatctacagccggtataacctgggcatctcctgtatataattatatatgtacaggtggtataacctgggaagctcctgtatataattttacatatacagccggtataacctgggcatatcctgcatataattatatatgtacagccggtataacctgggcatctcctgtatatgcagtaattatatatgtacagctggtataacctcggtatctcctgtatataatgatacatctgcagctggtataacctgggcatctcctgtatataattatatatgtacagctggtataacctgggcatctcctgtatataattatatatgtacagccggtataacctgggcatctcctgtatataattatatatgtacagctggtataacctgggcatctcctgtatataattacatatgtacagccagtataacctgggcatcttctgtatatacagtaattatatatgtacagctggtataacctgggtatctcctgtatataatgatacatctgcagctggtataacctgggcatctcctatatataattatatatgtacagctggtataacctgggcatctcctgcatataattatatatgtacagccagtataacctgggcatctcctgtatatacagtaattatatatgtacagctggtataacctgggtatctcctgtatatgcagtaattatatatgtacagctggtataacctgggtatctcctgtatataatgatacatctgcagctggtataacctgggcatctcctgtatataattatatatgtacagctggtataacctgggcatctcctgcatataattatatatgtacagccggtataacctgggcatctcctgtatatgcagtaattatatatgtacagctggtataacctcggtgtctcctgtatataatgatacatctgcagctggtataacctgggcatctcctgtatataattatatatgtacagccggtataacctgggcatctcttgtatataattatatatgtacagctggtataacctgggcatctcctgtatataattacatatgtacagccagtataacctgggcatctcctgtatatacagtaattatatatgtacagctggtataacctgggtatctcctgtatataatgatacatctgcagctggtataacctgggcatctcctgtatataattatatatgtacagctggtataacctgggcatctcctgtatatacagtaattatacatgtacagctggtataacctgggcatcttctgtatataattatatatgttcagccggtataacctgggcatctcctgtatatacagtaaatatatatgtacagctggtataacttgggtatctcctgtatataatgatacatctgcagctggtataacctgggcatcccctgtatataattagTTATGTACAGCTGGTACAACCTGGgcagctcctgtatataattttacatatacagccggtataacctgggcatctcctgtatatacagtaattatatatgtacagctggtataacctgggtatctcctgtatataatgatacatctgcagctggtataacctgggcatctcctgtatataattagttATGTACAGCTGGTACAACCTGGgcagctcctgtatataattttacatatacagccggtataacctgggcatctcctgtatatacagtaattatatatgtacagctggtataacctgggtatctcctgtatataatgatacatctgcagctggtataacctgggcatctcctgtatatacagtaattatatatgtacagccggtataacctgggtatctcctgtatataatgatacatctacagccggtataacctgggcctctCCTGGTAGTTACATCTACATGCTCTTCAATGTATTTTCTCACCTCTCCTGTCCGGAGTTTTCCTCTCGCTCAGATCGCTGTATAGATCCCATTATATACCCTCCACAGCTCCCGCGGGATCTCATTAGACTCCGCAGTGGGAGCCGCTCCGACCTCATGAAATCGATCACTATGATCGGGTATGacctcagcagacaggagcgcactgCGCAGCCCGCAGGTGGAGCAGACGTTATTACAGCAGCAGATGATTACGGACGTGTTTCCTACATGTGATACATGTGACAGCGATCACTGATCAGTGTAACACGGAGGGCGTTAGATCTGCCCTCTTCACTGCCGACACTTGCCCATTCATGCCTACGGGGCCATCAAAAAATCTCCGCTTTGCACAATTGGGCATCTTGATCTCctccatttatttttttaaatctttgctCAGTTGCGTTTTTAGGCTATGTCCACATGTTGcgtttttaggctgtgttcacaagtTGTGTTTTTAGGCTGTGTCCACATGTTGtctttttaggctgtgttcacacgttgcgtttttaggctgtgttcacacgttgcatttttaggctgcgttcacacgttgcgtttttaggctgtgttcacacgttgcgtttttaggctgtgttcacatgttgtgtttttaggctgtgttcacatgttgtgtttttagGCTGTGTCCACATGTTGtctttttaggctgtgttcacacgttgcgtttttaggctgtgttcacatgttgcatttttaggctgtgttcacaagtTGTGTTTTTAGGCTGTGTCCACATGTTGtctttttaggctgtgttcacacgttgcgtttttaggctgtgttcacacgttgcgtttttaggctgtgttcacacgttgcgtttttaggctgtgttcacattttgtgtttttaggctgtgttcacatgttgtgtttttaggctgtgttcacacgttgcgtatttaggctgtgttcacacgttgcgtttttaggctgtgttcacccgTTGTTTttcggctgtgttcacacgttgtgtttttaggctatgttcacatgttgcgtttttttctgcaggcaaaacctgttctgtttgcagtaaagaagctgctcacAAAAGGTTTTGCTGTATTTTTGCTGCGTATTTATTATGTCGTGCATGCTGATTGCTTAGTCCTCCCCAAACAAATATGATGCAACATCCTTtgttttttgcaccaaaaatgcagcaaaacctgacacctgcattttttgctgcatttttgcacttactcattgattTCTATTGGTGAAAAACACTGACAAAAATTGACAGGCCGAAGTgttaaaaatgcagcagttttccaattcagttggGAAAACCCCAATGTgtgaggccggtgtcacactcggcgtatgaaaatacggtctgtttttttacggccgtaatacgcagaaatgttccaaaatagtgatccgtatgtcatccatgggcagggtgtgtcagcatattttgcgcatgtcatcctccgtatgtaatccatatggcatccgtactgcgagattttctctccggcttgcaaaacggacatacaatggatccatgggctcaaatattcatgaaaacatatataaagtctatatgtatatgtcagtgagacacatatatgtatatatatatatgtatatttcatacagggcTAGATAggaaaaaagccggtaattcaaatgtcggcttttcctatctccttccccaacccgacatgatatgagacctgattacatacagtaaaccatctcatatcccttatatttttgcatattcctcactactaatgttagtagtgtgtatgtgcaacatttgggggctctagctgttaaaataaagggttaaatcatggaaaaaaattgattgggctcccgcgcaattttctccgccagagtagtagagccagtgactgagggcagatattaatagcctggagagggtccatggttattggccccccccctggctaaaaacatctgcccccagccaccccagaaaaggcacatctggaagatgcgcctattctggcacttggccactctcttcacactcccgtgtagcggtgggatatggggtaatgaagggttaatgccaccttgctattgtaaggtgacattaagcctaattaataatggagaggcgtcaataagacacctatccattattaatccaatactagtaaagggttaaaaaacacacacacattaggaaaaaagtattttattgaaatcaagacacatggtgttgtaaggccgccgtcacacatgcgagttttacggacgtaagagcgcagaatctacgtccgtaaaactcgcaaaaaatacggcacaattattctctatgcccctgctcctatttgccgtattttactgatcagtattatacggctttctacggccgtacaaaatcgcagcatgctgcgtttgtcaccgtactgcgcaagaaatacgccaatgaaagtctatgaaagcgtgaaaaatacggattacacacggacaagcagtgtgacttgcgagaaatacgcagcgctgttagagagaaaagccggtaattcagtgcggtgtacagtaaaatcacactgacagcttacagtagaataggtagaataaatgtgtacacatagaataggtatatatatatatatatgtcagtgagacacatatatgtatatatattaatatttattccagcgctagacagcttgaaagccggtaattcaattaccggctttttccttctccttcctaaaacccg
The Ranitomeya imitator isolate aRanImi1 chromosome 3, aRanImi1.pri, whole genome shotgun sequence genome window above contains:
- the LOC138671847 gene encoding olfactory receptor 52K1-like: MEASGLNKNVSFTYTEFILLPFPGVTLYRKILVIPFFMAYSLILALNLLIPFIIWWERNLHAPMYILIGLLLIMNVISTTTVVPQMLLSFLGQNRIFLSSCFAQMFFVYSAIMFKSVVFLLMAFDRFVAICHPLRYLDIINRNTLLQLWMAGLTRNCILVSLVVFLASRVQYCKSNLIQNFVCEFAVLLNLACGDISRTQLVGLMIRTGVTVSDVSLLLVCYLRVLNVALKMTKGSGRRKALRTCGMHLLVALTVYSCGFLSFIFNKVEESISPDSQNLSSVIYFLLPAALNPIIYGFGVKEIKDCLVKKLMSNICGQQTLVSHVV